One genomic region from Thermoleptolyngbya sichuanensis A183 encodes:
- a CDS encoding sensor histidine kinase: MAALWVGLLGFENIGQFYKGASLGMGSAASSFIPHGHCYLWQPGLVGLHVGSDALIALAYYSIPLTLYYFVRKRKDLPFNDIFLLFGAFIVACGTTHLLEVWTLWHPDYWLSGSIKLLTAGISLFTAKELFSIVPNALALPSPTQLEQANQELQAQIAERMAIEAELKCHQAQLEDRVAERTAQLEASNHQMEELLRREQEARSQTEQARTEIQRYANRLTLALDAAEMGFWEWDIDSNRITGTPQFARILGREPSSLENFDVEDWKAQILPEDRALAASVTEAAIAQCQTFRCEYRLKHPDGSLRWVNSVGRCEYNADGQPMQMSGVLIDTTQRRLDEASLRESEETTRRQLAEIEAIYTTAPIGLCVFDTQFRYVRLNDFLAEINGVPIEDHLGKTVWDIVPELAEHQERVLRQVASTGQPVLNLEVQGETPLKPGVLRDWLANYYPLWGLDGNLQGINVTVQEVTERKRDERELEARAQELAQLNLLLAQSTAQVRERNQELDQFAYVVSHDLKAPLRAIANLAYWIEEDLDDSLPEETRQHLTLMQSRVRRMEGLINGLLEYSRIGRSDTTTETVNLTTLLHEVVDLLDPPDTVQVFIPEELPTLTTKPLLLSQVLANLIGNAIKHRDRPDGRVEVTVADQGRHLRFTIADDGPGIDPRYHDRIFAIFQTLKSKDDQESTGIGLSIVKKIIDTEGGEIHLESELGQGTTFWFTWPKGGME, from the coding sequence ATGGCTGCACTCTGGGTTGGACTATTGGGGTTTGAAAATATTGGGCAGTTTTATAAGGGAGCAAGCCTGGGCATGGGATCTGCTGCGTCTTCGTTTATCCCGCATGGACACTGCTATTTGTGGCAACCGGGGCTGGTGGGGCTACATGTCGGCTCAGATGCGCTGATTGCCTTGGCATATTATTCCATTCCGCTGACGCTGTACTATTTTGTTCGCAAGCGGAAGGATTTGCCCTTTAACGATATTTTTCTGCTGTTTGGCGCATTTATCGTAGCCTGCGGTACGACGCATTTGCTGGAGGTGTGGACGCTATGGCATCCAGACTACTGGCTGTCGGGTTCGATTAAGCTGCTGACCGCAGGCATATCCCTGTTTACGGCAAAAGAACTGTTTTCGATCGTACCCAACGCGCTGGCGCTGCCCAGTCCGACTCAGCTAGAACAGGCAAACCAGGAACTCCAGGCGCAGATTGCCGAGCGCATGGCGATTGAGGCAGAACTGAAGTGCCATCAGGCCCAGCTCGAAGACCGGGTGGCAGAGCGCACGGCCCAGCTTGAAGCGTCCAATCATCAGATGGAAGAGTTGCTGCGTCGAGAGCAGGAAGCCCGCAGCCAGACCGAGCAAGCCCGCACCGAAATTCAGCGCTACGCCAATCGCCTGACGCTGGCGCTGGATGCCGCAGAGATGGGCTTTTGGGAATGGGATATCGACTCTAATCGGATTACGGGTACACCGCAGTTTGCCAGGATTTTGGGGCGCGAACCGTCCAGTCTGGAGAATTTTGACGTGGAAGACTGGAAGGCGCAGATTCTGCCTGAAGATCGGGCGTTGGCTGCTTCGGTGACAGAAGCGGCGATCGCCCAGTGCCAGACCTTTCGTTGCGAATATCGCCTGAAGCATCCTGACGGCAGCCTGCGCTGGGTCAACTCGGTGGGCCGCTGCGAGTATAATGCGGACGGGCAGCCCATGCAAATGTCGGGGGTGCTGATCGATACGACCCAGCGTAGGCTCGACGAAGCCAGCCTCCGCGAAAGCGAAGAGACGACCCGCCGACAGCTTGCAGAAATCGAGGCGATTTACACTACTGCGCCGATTGGCCTGTGCGTGTTTGACACTCAGTTTCGCTACGTGCGGCTGAATGACTTTCTGGCAGAAATCAACGGTGTCCCCATCGAGGATCACCTAGGCAAAACGGTTTGGGATATCGTGCCAGAACTGGCCGAGCATCAGGAACGGGTTTTGAGGCAGGTTGCCAGCACGGGGCAGCCTGTTCTCAACTTGGAGGTGCAGGGAGAAACGCCGCTGAAACCAGGCGTGCTGCGCGACTGGCTGGCAAATTACTATCCTCTATGGGGGCTGGACGGCAACTTGCAGGGCATCAACGTCACGGTGCAAGAAGTGACCGAGCGCAAGCGCGACGAACGAGAACTAGAGGCGCGAGCGCAGGAGTTGGCTCAGTTGAACCTGCTGCTGGCGCAAAGCACGGCGCAGGTGCGCGAACGCAATCAGGAGTTGGATCAGTTTGCCTACGTGGTGTCGCACGATTTGAAGGCTCCTCTGAGGGCGATCGCCAACCTCGCCTATTGGATCGAAGAAGACTTAGACGATTCCCTGCCAGAAGAAACCCGGCAGCATCTCACCCTCATGCAAAGCCGCGTCCGCCGGATGGAGGGGCTGATCAACGGGCTGCTGGAATATTCCCGCATTGGTCGCTCTGATACGACGACGGAAACCGTCAACCTGACGACGCTGCTGCATGAAGTCGTTGATTTGCTCGACCCGCCGGACACCGTGCAGGTTTTTATCCCTGAAGAGTTGCCAACCCTGACGACTAAGCCGCTGCTGCTTAGCCAGGTGTTGGCAAACCTGATTGGCAATGCCATTAAACACCGCGATCGCCCGGATGGACGGGTCGAAGTCACCGTTGCCGACCAGGGCCGCCACCTTCGATTCACCATCGCGGACGACGGCCCCGGCATCGACCCCCGCTATCACGACCGCATCTTCGCCATTTTCCAGACGCTAAAGTCCAAAGACGATCAGGAAAGCACGGGCATTGGGCTATCCATCGTCAAGAAAATCATCGACACTGAGGGCGGCGAGATTCACCTGGAATCTGAGCTGGGTCAAGGAACCACGTTTTGGTTTACCTGGCCGAAGGGCGGGATGGAGTGA
- a CDS encoding aldehyde dehydrogenase family protein has translation MHAADTAIAHLQAHKSAWANLPIPARLDLLHRCIAGTVAVAEDWAIAACRAKGIDPNAPLAGEEWLLGPVGLLLNLRLLIQALAAGGQPRPVSVRSRADGQQVAQVFPDSLQDRLMWLGFRGEVWIEPGQPASQGQIYRPGGNSTAGVALVLGAGNVSAIAPMDALSKLFAENQVVLLKLNPVSNYVKPFLETALRPLIEGGFLAIITGDAAVGAFLCQHEGIDTIHVTGSHHTHDAILWGNTPAEQAERKAANQPVLAKPITSELGCVTPILVVPGRWSVADLQYQAQHVASMVAHNASFNCVAGKALVLSKHWPQRDDFLAALKSALAATPARKAYYPGAQDRYQAFLDRYPQAIALAPRTPDIVPWTLIPDVPPAPGEYALTTEAFCGVLAEVSLDAGNTAAFLQQAVDFANETLWGTLSCVLLIDPATQRQNAAAVERAIAQLRYGNIGINAWTGMNFLLSALTWGAFPGNPLSAIGSGRGIVHNAYLFDYPQKSVVYAPFHIRPKPIWFANHRTLQQVTRRYVEFLASPNWRRFAQVAIAALRG, from the coding sequence ATGCACGCTGCCGACACCGCGATCGCCCATCTCCAAGCCCACAAGTCTGCCTGGGCTAATTTGCCAATTCCAGCGCGGCTAGACCTGCTGCATCGCTGTATTGCGGGAACGGTGGCAGTAGCAGAGGATTGGGCGATCGCCGCCTGTCGTGCTAAGGGTATTGATCCCAATGCGCCGCTGGCGGGAGAGGAGTGGCTGCTGGGGCCGGTGGGCCTGCTGCTGAATTTGCGGCTGCTGATTCAGGCGTTGGCAGCAGGCGGACAGCCGCGCCCCGTGTCCGTGCGCTCGCGGGCAGATGGGCAGCAGGTGGCCCAGGTGTTTCCCGACAGCTTGCAAGATCGGCTGATGTGGCTGGGGTTTCGGGGCGAGGTGTGGATCGAGCCAGGCCAGCCCGCCAGCCAGGGGCAAATTTACCGGCCGGGTGGCAACTCAACTGCGGGCGTGGCGCTGGTGCTGGGGGCAGGCAATGTGTCGGCGATCGCCCCGATGGATGCGCTGTCGAAACTCTTCGCCGAAAACCAGGTGGTGCTGCTCAAGCTCAACCCGGTGAGTAACTATGTAAAGCCGTTTCTGGAAACGGCCTTGCGGCCCCTAATCGAGGGCGGGTTTCTAGCAATAATCACCGGAGATGCAGCAGTGGGCGCATTCCTCTGCCAGCATGAAGGCATTGACACGATTCACGTCACCGGATCGCACCACACCCATGATGCGATCCTCTGGGGCAACACGCCCGCAGAACAGGCCGAGCGCAAGGCCGCAAATCAGCCCGTGCTTGCCAAGCCCATCACCTCAGAACTGGGCTGCGTCACGCCGATTTTGGTGGTGCCGGGTCGCTGGTCGGTCGCCGACTTGCAATACCAAGCGCAGCACGTCGCCAGCATGGTCGCCCACAACGCCAGCTTCAACTGTGTCGCGGGAAAAGCGCTGGTGCTGTCCAAGCACTGGCCGCAGCGAGACGACTTTTTGGCCGCGCTAAAGTCTGCGCTGGCCGCCACACCCGCCCGCAAGGCCTACTATCCCGGCGCACAGGATCGTTACCAGGCATTTCTCGACCGCTACCCGCAGGCGATCGCCCTTGCGCCCCGCACCCCCGACATTGTGCCCTGGACGCTAATCCCCGACGTGCCCCCTGCTCCCGGCGAATATGCCCTGACGACGGAAGCCTTTTGCGGTGTGCTGGCCGAAGTCAGCCTAGACGCGGGCAACACCGCAGCGTTTTTGCAACAGGCCGTAGACTTTGCCAATGAAACCCTCTGGGGCACGCTGTCCTGCGTTCTGCTGATCGACCCGGCAACGCAGCGACAAAATGCCGCAGCGGTCGAGCGAGCGATCGCCCAACTGCGCTATGGCAATATCGGGATCAACGCCTGGACAGGCATGAACTTCCTGCTCAGCGCCCTCACCTGGGGAGCCTTTCCCGGCAATCCCCTCAGCGCCATCGGCTCCGGTCGCGGCATCGTTCACAACGCCTACCTGTTCGACTATCCCCAAAAATCCGTGGTCTACGCCCCGTTCCACATCCGCCCCAAGCCCATCTGGTTTGCCAACCACCGCACCTTGCAGCAGGTGACGCGGCGCTATGTAGAGTTTTTGGCAAGCCCAAACTGGCGGCGATTTGCTCAGGTGGCGATCGCCGCTTTGAGGGGATAA
- a CDS encoding helix-turn-helix domain-containing protein: MSGVLKIDIAETAEELKAVLEQQQRSSQRRKVQVLWWLKTGQAKSVEQLAQLSGCHRTTVSRWLSQYRQSGLEALVKVASRSGRPRAISGEVLASLERELQDPEGFSSYGAVQQWLAAVHGQPVPYKTVHKTVRYRLKAKLKVPRPVSKKQTPGACESVQQTLQPR, from the coding sequence ATGAGTGGAGTCCTCAAAATCGATATCGCTGAAACAGCAGAAGAACTAAAAGCCGTCTTGGAACAACAGCAACGGTCATCACAGCGCCGTAAAGTACAGGTGTTGTGGTGGTTAAAAACCGGACAAGCGAAGAGCGTTGAGCAGTTAGCCCAACTGAGCGGTTGCCATCGCACGACCGTGTCTCGTTGGCTGAGCCAGTATCGACAGAGTGGACTCGAAGCGTTGGTGAAGGTGGCATCTCGCAGTGGACGACCGCGAGCGATTAGCGGTGAAGTCCTGGCATCTTTGGAGCGGGAACTGCAAGATCCAGAAGGCTTTAGCAGTTATGGAGCAGTGCAGCAGTGGCTCGCAGCGGTGCATGGTCAACCCGTCCCCTACAAGACGGTGCATAAGACGGTGCGCTATCGGCTCAAAGCGAAGCTCAAAGTGCCCCGTCCGGTGTCAAAGAAGCAGACTCCTGGGGCGTGCGAGTCCGTTCAGCAAACCTTGCAGCCCAGATAA
- a CDS encoding NF041680 family putative transposase, protein MIFNELQQFRQTLYASLGNARDALFDLMDAVLVSACIVSFVRLSQSPVFRRQWSSTYEALRDSRLPRSKVLKLLVQQIPTQQQPLLAGDASRWNRPAARRLKDRTLSGRTGHAPIAGQNYSTLAWIAEDRGSWALPLRHERITSFETPASKAAFQLKQVTRQLAVRPLAIYDRGYGNASFVNQTAGIEADLLLRVTSNRCVYGAPPAYRGRGAPAKHGHKMKLNDPDTWSVPVETVEVDDPNWGRVRVSRWSAYHFRKSPKRAMEVLRVEVLETQSSTRRLAPLWLVWLGEQMPPLETLWLHYLRRFAIEHWYRFAKQRLYWTHPQFSSVSATEQWSSLMPLLSWQLWLARKDCTDHPLPWQAPQETLTPGRVAQAFAGILAAIGTPAPAPKPRGKSPGRGKGHKPTPRPCYPMVKKRASKRKTSEQSLNSPVATAA, encoded by the coding sequence ATGATTTTCAACGAACTTCAGCAATTTCGCCAAACGTTGTATGCCAGCTTGGGAAACGCCAGAGATGCCCTGTTTGATCTGATGGATGCCGTGTTAGTGAGTGCGTGCATCGTGTCGTTTGTGAGGCTATCGCAGAGTCCTGTCTTTCGTCGCCAGTGGTCGAGCACCTATGAAGCGTTGCGCGATAGCCGCCTACCCCGATCAAAGGTGCTGAAGCTGTTGGTGCAGCAGATACCGACTCAGCAGCAACCGTTGTTGGCAGGTGATGCGAGTCGGTGGAACCGTCCTGCTGCCAGGCGTTTGAAAGACCGCACCTTATCAGGCAGAACAGGACATGCCCCGATAGCCGGACAAAACTACAGTACCTTAGCCTGGATTGCTGAAGACAGGGGCAGTTGGGCATTACCATTGCGGCATGAGCGCATCACCAGCTTTGAAACACCCGCCAGTAAAGCGGCATTCCAACTCAAACAAGTGACTCGGCAGTTAGCGGTGCGTCCGTTGGCGATCTACGACCGAGGGTACGGCAATGCCAGTTTTGTCAACCAAACGGCAGGGATTGAGGCAGACTTGCTGCTGCGGGTTACATCCAATCGATGTGTCTATGGCGCGCCCCCAGCGTATCGAGGGCGAGGCGCACCTGCCAAGCATGGACATAAGATGAAACTCAATGACCCTGACACTTGGAGTGTCCCGGTCGAAACCGTTGAAGTCGATGATCCCAACTGGGGACGAGTGCGGGTCAGTCGTTGGAGTGCATACCATTTCCGCAAATCCCCCAAACGGGCAATGGAAGTGTTGCGCGTGGAGGTGCTGGAGACACAGAGCAGCACGCGACGCTTGGCTCCTTTGTGGTTAGTTTGGCTGGGTGAGCAGATGCCTCCGTTAGAAACCCTGTGGTTGCACTACCTCCGTCGCTTTGCCATTGAACACTGGTATCGCTTTGCCAAGCAGAGGCTATATTGGACACATCCCCAGTTCAGTTCTGTATCGGCAACCGAACAGTGGAGCAGCCTGATGCCGTTGCTCAGTTGGCAGTTGTGGTTAGCGCGAAAGGACTGTACTGACCACCCCTTGCCCTGGCAGGCACCGCAAGAAACGTTGACTCCGGGTCGGGTCGCACAAGCGTTTGCAGGCATTTTGGCAGCGATTGGCACCCCTGCTCCTGCGCCTAAACCTCGTGGTAAATCGCCAGGACGAGGCAAGGGGCACAAGCCAACTCCTCGTCCCTGCTATCCGATGGTCAAAAAACGAGCCTCGAAACGCAAGACATCCGAACAATCCCTGAACAGTCCGGTTGCAACAGCAGCTTAA
- a CDS encoding ABC1 kinase family protein, producing the protein MSPDWSAESAAPPVSHRAAPTGHTPQAPFSKSSANAPFTPSEAATVTSPIDSGKSYSSNAYRWNRKSYSRQRRYVDIWTFVLQLLTAQWAYSKPWTYPGGMTEENQAIRRRKLAVWIRETLLDLGPTFIKVGQLFSTRADLFPVEYVEELSKLQDRVPAFGYEQVEEIIWQELGKGIPELYRSFDPIPIAAASLGQVHRAQLHSGEEVVVKVQRPGLAKLFDIDLKILKGIAHYFQRHPKWGRGRDWLGIYGECCRILWEEIDYLNEGRNADTFRRNFRHEDWVKVPRVYWRYSSPRVLTLEYVPGIKISHYEALEAAGLDRKTLAKLGAQAYLQQLLDKGFFHADPHPGNIAVSSDGALIFYDFGMMGQVQPVTREKLMNTFFGIAQKDADKVVDALVSLGALSVSEDMGPVRRSIQYMLDNFMDKPFETQSISAISDDLYEIAYDQPFRFPATFTFVMRAFSTLEGVGKGLDPEFNFMEVARPFAMQIMANGNGSETGGLLEEFSRQAAQVSSSALGLPRRIEDTIDRLERGDIRLRVRSQETDRVLRRLSNVNMGTNYALLAGAFTLSATILLVNNLIWVAVLMAIPAAIALFSWVRLMIRIDRADRMF; encoded by the coding sequence ATGTCCCCAGACTGGAGTGCTGAATCTGCCGCACCGCCCGTCTCGCATAGGGCCGCCCCAACTGGTCACACTCCACAGGCTCCCTTCTCCAAATCTTCTGCTAACGCTCCTTTCACCCCCTCGGAGGCCGCAACGGTGACTTCGCCCATCGACAGCGGTAAATCCTATTCCTCCAATGCCTACCGCTGGAACCGCAAAAGCTACTCGCGGCAGCGGCGCTATGTGGATATTTGGACGTTTGTTTTGCAACTGCTGACGGCGCAGTGGGCCTACAGCAAACCCTGGACTTATCCCGGCGGCATGACCGAAGAAAACCAGGCTATCCGCCGCCGCAAGCTCGCCGTCTGGATTCGCGAAACCCTGCTCGACCTGGGGCCGACTTTCATCAAAGTGGGTCAGCTTTTTTCGACCCGCGCCGACCTGTTTCCGGTGGAATACGTCGAAGAACTCTCGAAGCTGCAAGACCGGGTGCCGGCCTTCGGCTACGAACAGGTCGAAGAAATTATTTGGCAGGAATTGGGCAAGGGCATTCCCGAACTCTACCGCAGCTTTGACCCGATTCCCATTGCCGCCGCCAGTCTGGGCCAGGTGCATCGGGCGCAGCTCCATTCCGGCGAGGAAGTGGTGGTGAAGGTGCAGCGGCCGGGTCTGGCAAAGCTGTTTGACATTGACCTGAAGATTCTCAAAGGCATCGCCCACTATTTTCAGCGGCATCCCAAGTGGGGGCGTGGGCGCGACTGGCTGGGTATCTACGGCGAGTGCTGTCGCATTCTGTGGGAAGAGATTGACTATCTTAATGAAGGGCGCAACGCTGACACATTTCGGCGTAATTTTCGCCATGAAGACTGGGTGAAGGTGCCCCGCGTTTACTGGCGCTACAGTTCGCCCCGCGTGCTGACGCTGGAATATGTGCCGGGGATCAAGATCAGCCACTACGAGGCGCTGGAAGCGGCCGGGCTAGACCGCAAGACACTGGCAAAACTGGGGGCGCAGGCTTATTTGCAGCAGCTTTTGGACAAGGGCTTCTTTCATGCCGATCCGCATCCGGGCAATATTGCGGTTAGCTCCGACGGGGCGCTGATTTTCTACGACTTTGGCATGATGGGTCAGGTGCAGCCTGTCACCCGCGAAAAGCTGATGAATACGTTCTTTGGCATTGCCCAAAAGGACGCAGATAAGGTGGTGGATGCGCTGGTGTCGCTGGGGGCGCTGTCGGTGTCGGAGGACATGGGGCCTGTGCGGCGGTCGATCCAGTATATGCTGGACAATTTTATGGACAAACCGTTTGAAACCCAGTCCATCAGCGCCATCAGCGATGACTTGTATGAAATTGCCTACGATCAGCCCTTCCGCTTTCCGGCGACGTTTACGTTTGTGATGCGGGCTTTTTCCACGCTGGAGGGGGTAGGCAAGGGCCTTGATCCCGAATTTAATTTTATGGAGGTCGCAAGACCCTTTGCGATGCAGATTATGGCTAATGGAAATGGTTCGGAAACAGGCGGGCTGCTGGAGGAATTCAGCCGTCAGGCAGCCCAGGTCAGCAGTTCGGCGCTGGGGCTGCCGCGCCGCATTGAGGATACGATCGATCGGCTGGAGCGGGGAGATATTCGGCTGAGGGTGCGATCGCAGGAGACGGATCGCGTCCTGCGTCGCCTGAGTAACGTTAATATGGGGACTAATTACGCGCTATTGGCGGGTGCGTTTACGCTGTCGGCGACGATTCTGCTGGTGAATAACCTGATTTGGGTGGCGGTGCTGATGGCGATTCCGGCGGCGATCGCCCTGTTTTCCTGGGTGCGCCTAATGATCCGCATTGACCGCGCCGACCGCATGTTCTAG
- a CDS encoding DUF6825 family protein: MSSPLVHAFFVGRALAEALTEQASNLASTLVSEAGKFDAEQRDRLRQFTETVLEKANREAAQASQGRSYAADGAGEDLQALIDDLRAEIAQLRTELQRYRSRSGI; encoded by the coding sequence ATGAGCAGCCCTTTGGTTCACGCATTTTTCGTTGGTCGGGCACTGGCCGAAGCACTGACCGAGCAAGCCAGCAACCTGGCATCTACGCTGGTCAGCGAGGCTGGCAAATTTGATGCCGAACAGCGCGATCGCCTCCGCCAGTTTACCGAAACGGTACTGGAAAAGGCGAATCGAGAAGCCGCCCAGGCCAGTCAGGGACGCTCCTATGCGGCGGATGGAGCCGGGGAAGACCTGCAAGCGCTAATCGACGATCTGCGGGCCGAAATTGCCCAACTCCGCACCGAGCTTCAGCGCTACCGCAGCCGCTCTGGTATCTAG
- a CDS encoding glycosyltransferase family protein: MPLDLLILSNGPGELATWVRPVLRALRAKLGQDRSRVRISLVLSPCPNATGREVAIAQRYPELDRIQAAAHFFPFLLWGRTAEGWDWGDRGVVLFLGGDQFYPVIIGKRLGYRTVLYGEWETRWHGWIDRFAVMNADLVSRAPAQYVHKFTVIGDLMADVDSGMNLSGDSAASALLPDVPALPGADRPLVGLLPGSKPAKLAQGVPLGLAIAQQIHAARPDVQFVIPVAPTLDLDTLARFADPAQNAIAHYFGAVSARLLPAADPSGPFPAHCPSLKTESGLQISLWTPFPAYDLLQRCQLCLTTVGANTAELGALAVPMIVFLPTQQLDAMRAWDGIPGLLANLPGVGGAIAKLINGWFLRKSRLLAWPNIWAGEAIVPELVGNLKPEDISTLALDWLEHPETRDAVRDRLRRVRGKPGAAEKLAEIVVAELGIQE; the protein is encoded by the coding sequence ATGCCTCTAGACCTCCTTATCCTCTCCAACGGCCCTGGTGAACTGGCGACCTGGGTTCGGCCGGTGCTGCGGGCGCTGCGGGCAAAGCTGGGGCAAGATCGTTCACGGGTGCGGATTTCGCTCGTGCTGTCGCCCTGTCCGAATGCAACCGGGCGGGAGGTGGCGATCGCCCAGCGCTATCCCGAACTCGACCGCATTCAGGCGGCGGCCCATTTCTTCCCGTTCTTGCTGTGGGGCAGGACAGCAGAAGGCTGGGACTGGGGCGATCGCGGCGTGGTCCTGTTTCTCGGCGGCGACCAGTTTTATCCGGTGATCATCGGCAAGCGGCTGGGCTATCGCACGGTGCTGTATGGCGAGTGGGAAACCCGTTGGCACGGCTGGATTGACCGCTTTGCCGTGATGAATGCAGATTTGGTCAGCCGCGCCCCCGCGCAATATGTCCACAAGTTCACCGTTATCGGCGACCTGATGGCGGATGTAGATTCGGGAATGAACCTGAGCGGGGATTCCGCTGCTTCAGCGCTTTTACCCGACGTTCCAGCGTTGCCAGGTGCGGATAGGCCGCTGGTGGGGCTGCTGCCCGGTTCCAAGCCTGCCAAGCTGGCTCAGGGGGTGCCGCTGGGTCTAGCGATCGCCCAGCAGATCCATGCCGCCCGCCCCGATGTGCAGTTTGTCATTCCGGTTGCGCCGACGCTGGACTTGGACACGCTGGCCCGATTTGCTGATCCAGCGCAAAATGCGATCGCCCACTACTTTGGCGCAGTTTCGGCCCGCCTGCTGCCTGCGGCCGACCCCAGCGGCCCCTTTCCGGCCCATTGCCCCAGTCTGAAAACCGAGAGCGGTCTGCAAATCAGTCTGTGGACCCCGTTTCCGGCCTATGACCTGCTGCAACGATGCCAGCTTTGCCTGACGACGGTGGGGGCAAATACGGCGGAACTGGGAGCGCTGGCGGTGCCCATGATTGTGTTTTTGCCAACGCAGCAGCTTGACGCAATGCGAGCCTGGGATGGCATTCCGGGGCTTTTGGCCAACTTGCCGGGGGTGGGCGGGGCGATCGCCAAACTGATCAATGGGTGGTTTCTCCGCAAGTCTCGCCTGCTGGCCTGGCCCAACATTTGGGCAGGGGAGGCGATCGTGCCGGAACTGGTAGGCAACCTGAAGCCGGAGGATATTTCGACCTTGGCGCTAGACTGGCTGGAGCATCCCGAAACGCGAGATGCTGTGCGCGATCGCCTACGCCGAGTGCGGGGAAAGCCCGGAGCCGCCGAAAAGCTGGCTGAAATTGTGGTGGCGGAGCTAGGAATCCAGGAATAG
- a CDS encoding PP2C family protein-serine/threonine phosphatase, whose translation MKCLFTGITDPGLLRSVNQDAYYIDPNGRFFIVADGMGGHAGGQEASLIATKMIQNYLDSHWTSDEDSRTLLERAFLIANRAIVQDQSRHPERSDMGTTAVVVMFRNGQPWCAHIGDSRLYRLRGAKLEQITEDHTWVARAMKVGDLTPDQARVHPWRHILSKCLGREDLRQIDVQPIDVQGSDRLLLCSDGLTEELSDHLIAFHLKSIRACDKAAAALVNAAKDKGGRDNITVIIVAIDSQPLSDLPTTSP comes from the coding sequence ATGAAGTGCCTTTTTACCGGAATTACCGACCCGGGACTGCTGCGTAGCGTCAATCAAGACGCATATTACATTGACCCCAATGGCCGGTTCTTTATCGTGGCAGACGGCATGGGGGGGCACGCGGGCGGGCAGGAGGCAAGCCTGATTGCCACCAAGATGATTCAGAATTATCTGGACTCTCACTGGACTTCCGACGAGGATTCGCGGACGCTGTTGGAGCGGGCTTTTTTAATCGCCAATCGGGCGATCGTGCAGGATCAGTCTCGGCATCCCGAACGGTCGGACATGGGCACAACGGCTGTTGTGGTGATGTTTCGCAACGGTCAGCCTTGGTGTGCCCATATCGGGGATTCGCGGCTCTATCGCCTGCGGGGAGCCAAGCTTGAGCAAATTACTGAAGACCATACCTGGGTGGCTCGCGCCATGAAGGTGGGCGACCTTACTCCAGATCAGGCCCGCGTGCATCCGTGGCGACATATCTTGTCCAAATGCCTGGGGCGGGAAGACTTGCGACAGATCGACGTGCAGCCCATTGATGTGCAGGGGAGCGATCGCCTCTTGCTCTGTAGCGACGGACTGACAGAAGAGCTATCGGATCACCTGATTGCCTTTCACCTCAAGTCGATTCGCGCCTGCGACAAGGCGGCGGCAGCTCTGGTCAACGCCGCCAAGGACAAGGGCGGACGCGATAACATTACCGTCATAATCGTGGCGATAGACAGTCAGCCGCTGTCCGACCTTCCCACCACGTCGCCCTAA